One Halarcobacter ebronensis genomic window carries:
- a CDS encoding methionine ABC transporter ATP-binding protein, which produces MISIKKLNKYYGESKVLNDISIDIKAGEIFAIVGHSGAGKSTLLRCLNGLEEYSTGSLEVDSKEIKELSKEQLRSFRKNIGMIFQHFSLIQRKSVYENIALPMQLWGYEKSAIERKVRELLSLVGLEDKEKAYPNQLSGGQKQRVAIARALTLEPKILLSDEATSALDPNTTISILNLLKKINEKLNITIVLVTHEMEVVKQIAKRALLLEHGNVIGIDDTEELFLKPDEKMKEFLGEVEVVPKEGVNIKLYFPKDNVYQAFITTMARELDMDFNIVWGKLEEINTHIVGNMVINIDKKDKEKVTEYIKQHDIVWEVL; this is translated from the coding sequence ATGATAAGTATCAAAAAACTTAATAAATATTATGGAGAGTCAAAAGTTTTAAATGATATCTCTATTGATATAAAAGCTGGGGAAATTTTTGCTATTGTTGGTCATAGTGGAGCAGGTAAATCTACACTTCTTAGGTGCTTAAATGGGCTTGAAGAGTATAGTACAGGTTCTTTAGAAGTTGATTCAAAAGAGATAAAAGAGCTATCAAAAGAGCAGCTAAGAAGTTTTAGAAAAAATATAGGAATGATATTTCAACACTTTTCACTTATTCAAAGAAAGAGTGTGTATGAAAATATTGCACTTCCAATGCAACTTTGGGGTTATGAAAAAAGTGCAATTGAGAGAAAAGTTAGAGAGCTTTTATCTTTAGTTGGATTAGAAGATAAAGAGAAAGCCTATCCAAATCAGTTAAGTGGAGGGCAGAAGCAAAGAGTTGCAATAGCTAGAGCTTTGACTTTAGAACCAAAAATTCTTTTATCTGATGAAGCTACTTCTGCACTTGATCCAAATACAACTATTTCAATTTTAAATCTTTTAAAAAAGATTAATGAGAAGTTAAATATTACAATTGTTTTAGTTACCCATGAGATGGAAGTTGTAAAACAGATTGCAAAAAGAGCTCTTTTATTAGAACATGGAAATGTAATTGGTATTGATGATACTGAGGAACTTTTTTTGAAACCTGATGAAAAAATGAAAGAGTTTTTAGGTGAAGTTGAAGTTGTACCAAAAGAGGGAGTTAATATAAAATTGTATTTTCCTAAAGATAATGTATATCAAGCTTTTATAACCACAATGGCAAGGGAACTTGATATGGACTTTAATATTGTATGGGGAAAACTTGAAGAGATTAACACTCACATTGTTGGAAATATGGTAATAAACATTGATAAAAAGGATAAAGAAAAAGTTACAGAGTATATAAAACAGCATGATATTGTTTGGGAGGTTTTGTAA
- the rho gene encoding transcription termination factor Rho: MEESKTQTKTKTTKAVNGSKKSRTHVPVEGYKIEQLRELPLEELLKIAKDLDVENPQELKRQDLIFNILSSQIDQGGFILFTGILEIKDGGFGFLRAIDGNFSDTSNDSYVSATQIRKFALRTGDIVTGQVRPPNKESEKYNALLKIEAINYLPINESKNRPLFDNLTPLYSTERFTFEYEQTRMTGRMLDLFAPMGKGQRGLIVAPPKTGKTELLKELAHGITRNHPDTHLMVLLIDERPEEVTDMQRSVKGEVYSSTFDLPAHNHVRVAEIVIEKAKRLVEMKKDVVILLDSITRLARAYNTVTPSSGKVLSGGVDANALHKPKRFFGAARNIEEGGSLTIISTALIETGSKMDEVIFEEFKGTGNSEVVLSRNAANRRVYPALDIIKSGTRKEELLLTPDILQKTWILRNAISQMDEVEALKFLYSKMQKTKNNEEFFASMNE; encoded by the coding sequence ATGGAAGAGTCAAAAACTCAAACTAAAACAAAAACTACGAAAGCTGTAAATGGTAGCAAGAAAAGTAGAACTCATGTGCCCGTAGAGGGATATAAGATTGAACAATTAAGAGAACTTCCCCTTGAAGAACTTTTAAAAATAGCAAAAGATTTAGATGTTGAAAACCCACAAGAACTAAAAAGACAAGACCTTATCTTTAATATCTTAAGTTCACAAATAGATCAAGGCGGTTTTATTCTTTTTACAGGTATTTTAGAGATAAAAGATGGTGGATTTGGATTTTTAAGAGCAATAGATGGAAACTTTTCTGATACTTCAAATGACTCTTATGTATCTGCAACACAAATTAGAAAATTTGCATTAAGAACTGGAGATATTGTAACTGGTCAAGTTAGACCTCCAAATAAAGAGAGTGAAAAATATAATGCACTTCTTAAGATTGAAGCGATAAACTATCTTCCTATAAATGAATCAAAAAACAGACCACTTTTTGATAACCTAACTCCACTATATTCAACAGAGAGATTCACTTTTGAATATGAACAAACAAGAATGACAGGTAGAATGCTTGATCTTTTTGCTCCAATGGGTAAAGGACAAAGGGGACTTATAGTTGCACCTCCAAAAACTGGTAAAACAGAACTTTTAAAAGAGTTAGCTCACGGTATTACGAGGAATCATCCAGATACTCACCTTATGGTTTTACTTATTGATGAGAGACCAGAAGAGGTTACAGATATGCAAAGATCTGTTAAAGGGGAAGTTTACTCATCAACATTTGACCTTCCAGCACACAACCATGTAAGAGTTGCAGAGATTGTAATAGAAAAAGCAAAAAGACTTGTAGAGATGAAAAAAGATGTAGTTATATTACTTGACTCTATTACAAGATTGGCAAGAGCATACAATACTGTAACTCCTAGTTCAGGAAAAGTACTAAGTGGTGGAGTTGATGCAAATGCATTACATAAACCAAAAAGATTTTTTGGAGCTGCTAGAAATATAGAAGAGGGTGGTTCTTTAACTATTATTTCAACTGCACTTATTGAAACTGGTTCAAAAATGGATGAAGTTATTTTTGAAGAGTTTAAAGGTACTGGTAACTCTGAGGTTGTACTAAGTAGAAATGCGGCAAATAGAAGAGTATATCCAGCCCTTGACATAATTAAATCAGGTACAAGAAAAGAAGAACTTTTATTAACACCAGATATTTTACAAAAAACTTGGATTTTAAGAAATGCAATTTCTCAAATGGATGAAGTTGAAGCTCTTAAATTCTTATACTCAAAAATGCAAAAAACTAAAAATAATGAGGAGTTTTTTGCTTCTATGAACGAGTAA
- a CDS encoding peroxiredoxin, producing the protein MLVTKKAPDFTATAVLADGSIVEDFNLYDNIGEKGAVLFFYPLDFTFVCPSEIIAFSKRIEEFSSRGIQVIGCSVDSQFSHFAWRETPVENGGIGRVKFPLVADLSKQISKDYDVLFGESVALRGSFLIDKDGTIRHAVINDLPLGRNIDEMIRMVDTMIFTNEHGEVCPAGWTKGDEGMKASTAGVAEYLGKHEADL; encoded by the coding sequence ATGTTAGTAACAAAAAAAGCTCCAGATTTTACAGCAACAGCTGTATTAGCAGATGGTTCAATCGTTGAAGATTTTAATTTATATGATAATATTGGTGAAAAAGGTGCTGTACTATTTTTCTACCCACTAGATTTCACATTTGTTTGTCCATCTGAGATTATTGCATTCTCAAAAAGAATTGAAGAATTCTCTTCAAGAGGTATTCAAGTAATTGGTTGTTCAGTTGACTCTCAATTCTCTCACTTTGCTTGGAGAGAAACACCAGTTGAAAATGGTGGTATTGGAAGAGTTAAATTCCCATTAGTTGCAGACCTTTCAAAACAAATTTCAAAAGATTATGATGTATTATTTGGAGAATCAGTTGCTTTAAGAGGATCTTTTTTAATAGACAAAGATGGAACAATTAGACATGCAGTTATCAATGACTTACCATTAGGAAGAAATATTGATGAAATGATTAGAATGGTTGATACTATGATTTTTACTAATGAACATGGTGAAGTTTGTCCTGCTGGTTGGACTAAAGGTGACGAAGGTATGAAAGCTTCTACTGCTGGTGTTGCTGAATACTTAGGAAAACACGAAGCTGATTTATAA
- a CDS encoding 4Fe-4S dicluster domain-containing protein: MAVRITDICINCDACLDECPTESIVDNDENPTGEDIYYVNPETCTECVGDNDSPACADACPTEGCIVWSNPSTDGAVDGQPVVED; encoded by the coding sequence ATGGCAGTAAGAATTACTGATATTTGTATTAACTGTGACGCATGTTTAGATGAGTGTCCTACTGAATCAATCGTTGATAATGATGAAAACCCAACTGGTGAAGATATTTATTATGTAAATCCTGAGACTTGTACAGAGTGCGTTGGGGATAATGATTCTCCTGCATGTGCTGATGCATGTCCAACTGAAGGGTGTATTGTATGGAGTAACCCATCAACTGATGGTGCGGTTGACGGACAACCAGTAGTAGAAGACTAA
- the ndk gene encoding nucleoside-diphosphate kinase — MEQTLSIIKPDAVAKNVVGKILDRFESAGLRIAATKKIQLSRADAEAFYAVHAQRPFFGELVEFMISGPVVVSVLEGENAMAKNRELMGATNPKEAAAGTIRADFADSIDANAVHGSDSLENAAVEIKFFFSDREIC, encoded by the coding sequence ATGGAACAAACATTATCAATAATCAAACCAGATGCAGTAGCAAAGAATGTAGTTGGTAAAATTTTAGACAGATTTGAATCAGCTGGATTAAGAATTGCAGCAACTAAAAAAATTCAACTATCAAGAGCTGATGCAGAGGCTTTTTATGCAGTACACGCACAAAGACCTTTCTTTGGTGAGTTAGTAGAGTTTATGATCTCAGGACCAGTTGTAGTTTCAGTTTTAGAAGGTGAAAATGCAATGGCAAAAAATAGAGAGCTAATGGGTGCAACTAATCCAAAAGAAGCTGCTGCTGGAACAATCAGAGCAGATTTTGCAGATTCTATTGATGCAAATGCAGTTCACGGTTCTGACTCTTTAGAAAACGCGGCTGTTGAAATTAAATTCTTCTTCTCTGATAGAGAAATTTGTTAA
- the rpmF gene encoding 50S ribosomal protein L32: protein MAVPKRRVSHTRSAKRRTHYKVTLKRPVKDSDGSWKMPHMVNPNTGEYKN, encoded by the coding sequence ATGGCAGTACCTAAGAGAAGAGTATCACATACTAGATCGGCTAAAAGAAGAACTCACTATAAAGTTACTTTAAAAAGACCTGTAAAAGATAGTGACGGTAGTTGGAAAATGCCTCATATGGTTAATCCAAATACTGGTGAATATAAAAACTAA
- the plsX gene encoding phosphate acyltransferase PlsX, which translates to MLKIAIDAMGGDFGPEPIMEGLILALRNNNTFTAIAVGDENQLKPLIPNSLANRIEILHTTDVIKMSDSATDALKRKESTIFKAIELVKEGQADAIVSAGHSGASMSLATLRIGRIKGVSRPAIATLMPTSENQNTLVMDVGANVDCEAKNLFEFAVMGQVYAQDVLQLDEPLVGLLSNGEEESKGNEVTKEAFKLISKIPNFAGNVEGSDVFKGTVDVVICDGFIGNILLKTAEGVADTIGKIIKKNLKRSLISIAGAVLMRKVFKNLKVKVDYAEYGGAPLLGVKSPVIIAHGKSNPKAIQNAIFQAINSASSNLNNDIEEKLKHYSL; encoded by the coding sequence ATGCTAAAAATAGCTATTGACGCAATGGGTGGGGACTTCGGTCCCGAACCTATTATGGAGGGGTTAATTCTAGCCCTAAGAAACAATAATACTTTCACTGCTATTGCAGTTGGTGATGAAAATCAACTTAAACCTTTAATCCCAAACAGTCTTGCTAATAGAATTGAAATCTTACATACAACAGATGTAATTAAGATGTCAGATTCTGCTACTGATGCGCTAAAAAGAAAAGAATCAACAATATTTAAAGCTATTGAACTTGTAAAAGAGGGACAGGCTGATGCTATTGTATCTGCAGGACATTCTGGAGCTTCAATGTCTTTAGCAACACTTAGAATTGGAAGAATAAAAGGTGTTAGTAGACCAGCAATTGCAACACTTATGCCAACAAGTGAAAACCAAAATACTTTGGTTATGGATGTTGGAGCGAATGTTGATTGCGAGGCAAAAAACCTTTTTGAGTTTGCAGTTATGGGACAAGTTTATGCACAAGATGTATTACAACTTGATGAACCTTTAGTTGGATTACTTAGTAATGGTGAAGAGGAAAGTAAAGGTAATGAAGTTACAAAAGAGGCATTTAAACTAATTTCAAAAATACCAAACTTCGCTGGAAATGTTGAGGGAAGTGATGTATTTAAAGGAACAGTTGATGTTGTTATTTGTGATGGATTTATTGGAAATATTTTACTTAAAACTGCAGAAGGTGTAGCAGATACAATAGGTAAAATAATCAAAAAAAATCTAAAAAGATCTCTAATATCAATTGCTGGTGCAGTTTTAATGAGAAAAGTTTTTAAAAACTTAAAAGTTAAAGTTGACTACGCAGAATATGGTGGAGCTCCACTTCTAGGAGTAAAATCACCAGTTATTATTGCCCATGGAAAATCTAATCCTAAAGCGATTCAAAACGCAATTTTTCAAGCAATAAATAGTGCAAGTTCTAACTTGAACAATGATATTGAAGAGAAACTAAAACACTACAGTTTATAA
- a CDS encoding beta-ketoacyl-ACP synthase III, giving the protein MAYAAFRSIGAYIPPKIMTNFDFEKIIDTSDEWITKRTGIKERRLAEDNEASSDLGARAAEQAIQRAGISKEEIDLVICATVTPDYLCMPSTACLIASKLELPPVQAFDISAACTGFVYATSLAKAFIESGMKKCVLIIGAEKYSSILDYTDRSTCFIFGDGAGAAIISATDKKEEAIIDVSCNSDGNYDDLIQTPGGGSKNPCSQEVLDNKMACIRMKGNETFKLAVKTLTSDVKELLAKNNLSNEDITHFIPHQANYRIIKAVGDALKLNDKQTVVTVDKYGNTSAASIPMAMNYAYEEGRIKAGDNILFDAFGAGLTWGSALFPFSPKK; this is encoded by the coding sequence ATGGCATATGCAGCATTTAGATCAATTGGAGCTTATATCCCTCCTAAAATCATGACTAATTTTGATTTTGAAAAAATCATTGATACCTCAGACGAATGGATTACAAAAAGAACAGGTATCAAAGAGAGAAGACTGGCAGAGGATAATGAAGCTTCATCAGATTTAGGAGCAAGAGCAGCCGAACAAGCAATACAAAGAGCTGGAATTTCAAAAGAAGAGATTGATTTAGTTATCTGTGCAACAGTAACACCAGACTACTTATGTATGCCTTCAACAGCTTGCTTAATAGCTTCAAAACTTGAACTTCCACCTGTTCAAGCTTTTGATATAAGTGCTGCATGTACAGGTTTTGTATATGCAACATCACTTGCAAAAGCTTTTATTGAATCAGGTATGAAAAAGTGTGTATTGATAATTGGAGCAGAGAAATATAGCTCTATTTTAGACTACACAGATAGATCAACTTGTTTTATTTTTGGAGATGGTGCAGGTGCTGCAATTATCTCTGCTACTGATAAAAAAGAGGAAGCTATAATTGATGTATCTTGTAATAGTGATGGAAATTACGATGATTTGATACAAACTCCAGGGGGAGGAAGTAAAAATCCTTGTTCACAAGAGGTTCTGGATAATAAAATGGCGTGTATTAGGATGAAAGGAAATGAAACTTTCAAACTTGCTGTTAAAACATTGACATCAGATGTTAAAGAGCTTCTTGCAAAGAATAATCTATCAAATGAAGATATAACTCACTTTATACCACATCAGGCAAACTATAGAATTATCAAAGCTGTTGGTGATGCATTAAAATTAAATGATAAGCAAACGGTTGTAACAGTTGATAAATATGGTAATACTTCAGCTGCATCAATACCTATGGCAATGAATTATGCTTATGAAGAGGGTAGAATAAAAGCAGGAGATAATATTCTTTTTGATGCTTTTGGTGCAGGACTTACTTGGGGAAGTGCACTATTCCCATTTTCACCTAAAAAATAG
- a CDS encoding methyl-accepting chemotaxis protein, protein MKSITIKFKTIMLIVGIIIAMSIIILILSIYETNALTKIQTTQIEKEALSQKAKELKNYTDIIKSILEKKNEQDSEDKKIKAIEQIKNIKFGDTGYFWIHDLNLKMVMHPTREDLTNKDISDLKDANGLYIFKEMNKLVLEKKEGIVSYKVPKPGEKVATNKFSYVFLFEPWGWVIGTGAYVDDIEKNIIDMEKRSSEKIESLVIKITLLTLSIIVLSYFLMILAFNQLMKKPLDIFKEYFSQFLKFVSMENNRYTPATVTNKDEINELLLMINETAIEFDKKLKDDMRVMGEVVLTADRIEKGIYNCRIHSDSKNPMIMTLKKSLNKMLDVLDNTMQNIKNSLEAYENHDYTRRVKINKDLKATMLSVMESINKLGSSLSENAKTNLENGQVLEENSNIMTSSMENLAKKANDQAASLEETAAAVEEITSITRSNAENASKMANLGKTVRSSVTIGEDLASKTALSMDEINEKVTAINEAINVIDQIAFQTNILSLNAAVEAATAGEAGKGFAVVAQEVRNLASRSAQAAKEIKALVEDANQKANDGKIISDKMKDGYKELNTHISETIHIIEDVSTASKEQMSGIEQINHAVTMLDRVTQENANEANQVKKIANEVATIAQELVNDAKSKKFN, encoded by the coding sequence ATGAAATCAATCACTATAAAATTTAAAACTATTATGCTAATTGTTGGAATTATAATTGCAATGTCAATAATTATTCTTATTCTTTCAATTTATGAAACCAATGCCTTAACAAAAATTCAAACAACACAAATTGAAAAAGAAGCATTATCTCAAAAAGCAAAAGAGTTAAAAAACTACACTGATATTATAAAAAGTATTTTAGAAAAGAAAAATGAACAAGATAGTGAAGACAAAAAGATTAAAGCAATTGAACAGATAAAAAATATTAAATTTGGTGATACAGGATATTTTTGGATACATGATCTAAATCTTAAAATGGTTATGCACCCAACAAGGGAAGATTTAACTAATAAGGATATATCAGACTTAAAAGATGCAAATGGTTTATATATCTTTAAAGAGATGAATAAATTAGTATTAGAAAAAAAAGAGGGAATAGTCTCATATAAAGTTCCAAAACCGGGAGAAAAAGTAGCAACAAACAAATTTTCATATGTATTTCTATTTGAACCTTGGGGTTGGGTTATTGGAACAGGTGCTTATGTGGATGATATAGAAAAAAATATAATAGATATGGAAAAAAGAAGTTCAGAAAAAATAGAAAGTTTAGTTATTAAAATAACCCTATTAACTCTATCTATTATTGTTCTTTCATATTTTCTAATGATACTTGCTTTTAATCAATTAATGAAAAAACCCCTAGATATATTTAAAGAGTATTTCTCTCAATTTTTAAAATTTGTAAGTATGGAAAATAATAGATATACTCCTGCAACAGTTACAAATAAAGATGAGATAAATGAACTTCTTTTAATGATAAATGAGACAGCTATAGAATTTGATAAAAAATTAAAAGATGATATGAGAGTTATGGGGGAAGTTGTACTTACAGCTGATAGAATTGAAAAAGGGATCTATAATTGTAGAATACACTCGGATTCAAAAAATCCTATGATTATGACACTAAAAAAATCTTTAAACAAGATGTTAGATGTTTTAGATAATACAATGCAAAATATTAAAAATAGCCTAGAAGCCTATGAAAATCACGACTACACCAGAAGAGTAAAAATTAATAAAGATCTAAAAGCTACAATGTTGTCAGTTATGGAATCAATTAACAAATTAGGAAGCTCATTAAGTGAGAACGCAAAAACAAACCTAGAGAATGGACAAGTGTTAGAAGAGAACTCAAATATAATGACAAGCTCAATGGAAAACTTGGCAAAAAAAGCGAATGATCAAGCAGCAAGCCTAGAAGAGACAGCAGCAGCAGTAGAAGAGATAACCTCAATAACAAGAAGTAACGCAGAAAACGCATCAAAAATGGCAAACCTAGGTAAAACAGTAAGAAGCTCTGTTACAATAGGTGAAGATTTGGCTTCTAAAACAGCCCTCTCAATGGATGAGATAAATGAGAAAGTAACAGCTATTAATGAAGCTATTAATGTTATTGATCAAATAGCTTTCCAAACTAATATCCTTTCTTTAAATGCAGCAGTAGAAGCAGCAACGGCAGGTGAAGCAGGTAAAGGATTTGCCGTTGTAGCTCAAGAAGTAAGAAACCTTGCAAGTAGAAGTGCCCAAGCAGCAAAAGAGATAAAAGCCTTGGTAGAAGATGCAAATCAAAAAGCTAATGATGGTAAAATAATCTCTGATAAAATGAAAGATGGATATAAAGAGTTAAATACCCATATAAGTGAAACAATACATATAATAGAAGATGTAAGTACGGCATCAAAAGAACAGATGAGTGGTATAGAACAAATAAATCATGCCGTAACAATGTTAGATAGAGTAACACAAGAGAATGCAAATGAAGCGAATCAAGTGAAAAAAATTGCAAATGAAGTTGCAACAATAGCTCAAGAGTTAGTAAATGATGCTAAAAGTAAGAAATTTAACTAA
- a CDS encoding PAS domain-containing protein: protein MAVGQETVLDEYAFLVSETDEKGIIRFANDDFCKIAEFSLDELIGQPHSKVRHKDMPKKAFKSLWDTIQKGEVWTGYVKNATKSGGYYWVFATIYPFESCDGSKGYLSCRRKPSKEEITSIQEVYKLWNKEEGK from the coding sequence ATGGCAGTAGGACAAGAGACAGTTTTAGATGAGTACGCATTCTTAGTTAGTGAGACAGATGAAAAAGGTATAATAAGATTTGCAAATGATGATTTTTGTAAAATAGCAGAGTTTAGCTTGGATGAATTGATAGGACAACCACATAGTAAAGTAAGACATAAAGATATGCCAAAGAAGGCATTTAAATCTTTGTGGGATACAATACAAAAAGGAGAGGTTTGGACAGGATATGTAAAAAATGCTACTAAATCAGGAGGATATTATTGGGTTTTTGCCACAATATATCCGTTTGAAAGTTGTGATGGTTCTAAAGGTTATCTTTCTTGTAGAAGAAAACCTTCTAAAGAAGAAATTACTTCTATTCAGGAAGTTTACAAACTATGGAATAAAGAAGAGGGAAAATAA
- a CDS encoding branched-chain amino acid transporter permease has protein sequence MSNTEIMIAIAVMSLVNLFTRIFPFLFFKKAELPSSLEFVGKYFPSIILTILIFYTLKEIDFSLYPYGIKELGAILFTIVLHLGLKNYLISIFFGTIFYMGLVQYL, from the coding sequence ATGAGTAATACAGAGATTATGATTGCAATTGCAGTAATGTCTTTGGTAAATTTATTTACAAGAATTTTTCCTTTTTTGTTTTTCAAAAAGGCTGAACTTCCCTCTTCTTTGGAATTTGTAGGAAAATATTTTCCTTCTATAATATTAACAATTCTGATTTTCTATACTTTAAAAGAGATTGATTTTTCCCTTTATCCTTATGGAATAAAAGAGCTAGGAGCAATTTTATTTACTATAGTTTTGCATTTGGGACTAAAAAACTATCTTATCTCTATATTTTTTGGAACAATTTTTTATATGGGATTAGTTCAGTATTTATAA
- a CDS encoding AzlC family ABC transporter permease, with product MKYSRELKTAFKISIPVMMGYTVLGFAFGLLLVSFGYDWYFAPLMSLFIYAGALQFVAINFFNVKAGLIDIAIASWFVNLRQSFYGLSLLKRFKKTGKLKPYLIFALTDETYALLTTIKDDVQLKKRWYYFFLCALNQSYWFVGSTFGAILGANIKFDTAGLEFSLTALFVVLCIEQYKNLKNRGPFIIGAVTSIFAFLLVPTDKMLITAIVLSLILLFIFKRKVENE from the coding sequence TTGAAGTATAGTAGAGAGTTAAAAACAGCATTTAAAATATCAATTCCTGTAATGATGGGATATACAGTTTTGGGTTTTGCCTTTGGATTACTTCTTGTATCTTTTGGTTATGATTGGTACTTCGCACCACTTATGTCTTTGTTTATATATGCGGGAGCCTTACAGTTTGTTGCAATAAATTTTTTTAATGTAAAAGCAGGATTAATAGATATTGCAATTGCCTCATGGTTTGTAAATTTAAGACAATCTTTTTATGGGCTGTCTTTACTTAAAAGATTTAAAAAAACAGGTAAATTAAAACCCTATTTGATTTTTGCTTTAACAGATGAAACTTATGCTCTTCTTACAACCATAAAAGATGATGTACAATTAAAAAAGAGATGGTATTACTTTTTTTTATGTGCTTTAAATCAAAGTTATTGGTTTGTTGGTTCAACTTTTGGTGCAATTCTTGGTGCAAATATAAAGTTTGATACAGCAGGATTGGAGTTCTCTCTAACTGCACTATTTGTTGTTTTATGTATTGAGCAGTATAAAAACCTAAAAAATAGAGGTCCTTTTATAATTGGTGCCGTAACTTCAATTTTTGCCTTTTTATTAGTACCTACTGATAAGATGTTAATTACAGCTATAGTTTTATCTTTGATATTACTTTTTATTTTTAAAAGAAAGGTTGAAAATGAGTAA
- a CDS encoding transglutaminase-like cysteine peptidase — MKQLILLILLVSSLLGAKSIILTPNDVKNINESYYKKAIYLRLLEYIKLKKKVKDFELIKKLNYVNTFYNRILPVLDSQKYKVDDHWATPKEFLIQGNGDCEDYAIAKYFTLLEVGVPKDKLFFSIVKVRGETNYHMVLLYIENKTSMPLVMDNLSFKILPFDKRKRLEPKVIFNENIAYKLKNKKIEKRVKIDWGKVNKWELLLDRVYNKNE, encoded by the coding sequence ATGAAACAGTTAATTCTTCTTATTCTCTTAGTATCTTCATTACTTGGTGCAAAAAGCATTATTTTAACACCCAATGATGTAAAAAATATAAATGAAAGCTACTATAAAAAAGCTATTTACTTAAGACTTTTAGAATACATAAAACTAAAGAAAAAAGTAAAAGATTTTGAACTAATAAAAAAACTAAATTATGTTAACACTTTTTATAATAGAATACTTCCTGTTTTAGATTCACAAAAATATAAAGTTGATGACCACTGGGCAACTCCAAAAGAGTTTTTAATACAAGGAAATGGAGATTGTGAAGATTATGCAATAGCAAAATATTTTACTCTTTTAGAAGTTGGTGTGCCAAAAGACAAACTCTTTTTTTCAATAGTTAAAGTGCGTGGTGAAACAAATTATCATATGGTACTTTTATATATAGAAAACAAAACTTCAATGCCTCTTGTTATGGATAATCTAAGTTTTAAAATACTCCCTTTTGATAAAAGGAAAAGATTGGAACCAAAGGTTATTTTTAATGAGAATATAGCCTATAAATTAAAAAATAAAAAAATAGAAAAAAGAGTAAAAATCGATTGGGGAAAAGTCAATAAATGGGAACTTTTATTGGATAGAGTCTACAATAAAAATGAATAA
- a CDS encoding aminotransferase class IV family protein, producing MKDNIFFETIKCEDFEVFNLFYHEQRVAKTIGMNLNLQDYIYPPSSKLYRCKVIYDESGILDVNYFVYKKREIRSFKIIIDETIEYSKKRVNREELEKLFGKKELADEIIIVKNGIVTDTSIANIAIFDGSNWLTSKNCLLQGTTRARCLQEGFLIEKDITLQMLKDAKKIALMNAMIDFDVLEDYSFLL from the coding sequence GTGAAAGATAATATTTTTTTTGAAACAATAAAGTGTGAAGATTTTGAAGTTTTTAATCTTTTTTACCATGAACAAAGAGTAGCAAAAACTATTGGAATGAATTTAAATTTGCAAGATTATATATATCCCCCTTCAAGTAAACTTTATAGATGCAAAGTTATATATGATGAAAGTGGTATTTTAGATGTAAACTATTTTGTTTATAAAAAAAGAGAGATAAGAAGTTTTAAGATAATAATTGATGAGACAATAGAGTATTCAAAAAAAAGAGTAAACAGAGAAGAGCTAGAAAAACTTTTTGGAAAAAAAGAACTTGCTGATGAGATTATAATTGTAAAAAATGGTATTGTAACAGATACTTCAATAGCTAATATTGCAATTTTTGATGGAAGTAATTGGCTTACTTCAAAAAATTGTCTACTTCAAGGAACAACTAGAGCTAGATGCCTTCAAGAAGGATTTTTGATAGAAAAAGATATAACTTTACAAATGTTAAAAGATGCTAAAAAAATTGCACTTATGAATGCTATGATAGATTTTGATGTTTTAGAAGATTATTCATTTTTATTGTAG